Below is a genomic region from Phacochoerus africanus isolate WHEZ1 chromosome X, ROS_Pafr_v1, whole genome shotgun sequence.
AACTGTATCAAACTTTCCTTTAGAAAACCAGACTAACATTTACCTGCTATAATACATCTTGATTGAGTATTCATAAATATAACAGGGACAAGTAATGAGCTAGTCAAAAAGGGAGAGGTGGGCATAAGGGACAGTTTTTTAAACTGAGAAGGGGATAATGAGATTAGCCCAAAAGAAAGTTTATAttagagttcttgctgtggtgccctgggttaaggatccagtgttactgcagctgtggcgtaggtcatagctgtggcttgaattcaacctctgacccaggaacttccataggccatgtgtgcggccataaaaaaacaaaaactaagtttATATCCCTCGTTGTCCTTCCTCTCTGTTACCTTGATCTAGAACTGAACCCCACTAGTAGCTCTCTTCTTATCCTTCCTTATTTTAGCTTTCTCCCACTACTACCACCCCCTTTCATTCCTTACTCTGTTCTAAAGGAAATTCCCTATTAAGTTATTAACTACATAATAAAAGaaggacaccaaaaaaaaaaaaacctgttagctttcctttgtttttgctgtatttttgaaagaatacTTCCTGTTCTTTTCCCCCTTACTTTTCTTTATGGGTGATACCCCAATAAAGCCTTTATCAGATAAGCTCTTCTCCCATATTTTTATAAAGGGAGTCTGTTATCAATGGCTGGAACTGAGCTCACTGTGTTTTTCCGAGGAATGACATTCTCTGGATGGTATCTTGCTCACTTTGACATCTTGTCGTCTAGGGTGGCATCCCAAGGTATTTATAATCCTTTCAATGGTTAGCATGAAATTCCCAAACCAAAATTAATTTGAAGTCACTTTAACTTAAAATGATTTGGATAAGATCCCCAAATCAAATTGTCATAAGCATGGTACACCTAATGATTAGAAATTAGTGCTTTGGAACAatgttttttttaactatttcatttctggaggaaataaaatttattaacacTCTATCCTAAGGAAAGGAACAATCGTTTATCTCTAAACAGCCAAAATTCTGATCTCCCTTCAGACTCTCCCCCACAAAAGAAGTTCTTAAAGGCTGTGAGAGTTGTAACAACACTGTCATAGATAAGAAGGAAACTggcttatccattcattcattccacaattATATATCGATAACCTATCACATGCCAACATTGTTCCACCTTGCAATTGGAAAGATAATGTTTCCTGTTTTGAAAATGTCCGTTCTTCAGTGGTGAATAACCTAGTTGAATTAGAGTAAACCTCAGTTATACTTCTCTTTAGTAGCCAGATTCAGTATTATGTAGTTTAGATGACTATGAAGGATAGTGCTTTTGTTTTCCCACTTTAGGACGTCTCTGGAGCCTGCAGATTTTTATCCATCATTCATAACCATCATCCATGTTTGTTGAATTGTGCTTCTAGTTGTTTTCAatgtcttgattttattttttctttttaaagcactttatGTTAAGATAATAACTTATTAAGttataaattttaacattttaaatgaatataaaatctaatataaattgaaatacaaaacattgaaatattttaaaataaccttttattttaaaaaaagttcacacgaagttgtaaaaataacaaagagaGGTCTGATTTTTCCGTTCATCCAGTTTTCCCCAGGATTTGCATTTTACATAACTGGAGTGCAGTATCAGAACCaggagactggagttcctgttgtgtctcagcggtaacaacccaaccagtatccatgaggatgagggtttgatccctggccttgttcaatgagtgagggatcctgcattgccatgagctgtggtataggtcacagatgcagcttggatcccatgttgctgtagctgtggcataggtcaatatctgcagctcctattggatccctagcttgggaacttctatatgctgcacatgtggccctaaaacaaataaacaaaaaaaccaaacaaacctcaGGAAACTGACATGGGTATAATGTGTGTATCTAGCTCTGTGTCATTTTACCACATGTGACAATTTGTATAGCCAATCAATATATAACACTATTCCATCACCACAAAGATCTACCTCTTGCTACCTACCCCTTTTGAAGTCAGACCCATCCTTTCCCATTCATGGTCATCCCTAacccctagcaaccactaatctgttttccGTCTCTAAAACTTTGTGATTTTTGCAATGTTAtatgaaagaaaacatacagaataTAGCCTTTTGACATTGACttttttcactgagcataataatCTTGATACACATTCAAGTTACTGCCTGTGTcaattctttgttcctttttactgtTGGTTAGTATTCcctgtatggatgtaccacagtttgcttaatcttttgctcattttattgTTCTATTTCCAAGCCACTGattctttccagttttctttcttctgctgttGAGCCCatccattgattttttaatttggttattgtatttttcggttctaaaatttacatttggttcttctttatatattcttgttctttgctgagactttctattttttgtttcaattCTTTGTAATTGCTCTTTGAAGAATATTATGATAGCTGATTTAAAATCCTAATCAGATCATTCTAAATCTCTTGTCATTTCAAGATCAGTGTCTGTTGATTGCCTATTCTCTTTCAAGTTTGAGGTTTTCCTTATTCTTAGTATAATGAGTGCTTCTTAATTTAATCCTTGACACTTGGGATATTATGCTATAAGTTACGTATCATATTTAAATCTGTTAGCAGATATCTTCTAACACTGCACCTGTGGGGGAAGAGGGGTACTGCCTGATTCCTCTCAGGTGGGTGTGGATGTCTAGGTTCCCCATTTACTATTCTTTGATACTCTATTCAGGGAAAGGAGTCTTCATTACTGCTAGATGGAGGTGGGAGTTCAGGTTCCCCACTAGGCATCCACTGACACCACCCTTACAGGGAGGGTGAGAAGTGCCTTCTTACCATTAGGTAGGAGTGGAAGTCCAGATTTACCAAATGGCAAGGATGAATGTCCAGCTCCCCACTTAGTCTTCTCTGACACCTCCCCAGTGGGAGGTAGTAGGGACACCTCTTTACAGCCAGGCTAGAGTAGAAGTCTGGGTTTCCTGCTTGTTGAACGCAATGTGGGTATGGCCACATTTTTATCGTTTTTTTGGGTGGAGTAGGGAGGTGATTGtctaaaagttttctgtcttGCCAGTCTGCCATTTTCCTGAACTTCGGCTAGAAAAAGCTGGCTTTTCTTGGCACTTGATCTTGAACACTTAGAAATCCTTAAAAGTAGTAACATAATTGCAAATAACTTTGTAATTGGGTTTACTATGCCATATTTTTTCCACActttcattgaggtataattgacatacaataaagCATATTTAAAGCCTACAATTTGATGCATATACCCATCACTACAATAAAGATaatgaacatttccatcaccctccCCATAATTTCCTGGGGCCCCTTTGTATTCCCTCTATTCCCTCCCCAttcacctcctcctctcccaggcaactactaatctactttctgtcactaCACATTACTTTACAGATTCTAAAATTTTCTGTAAATGGGTTCAGACAGTATGAACTCTTTATCTGGCTTCTTCTACTCAGCTTAATTACTTTCATATTCATACATGTTGTATGTATAAATAGTTCATTCCtcttttactgctgagtagtattacattgtatatgaCAATTTGTTTTTCCTATCAACTGATAGATATTTgacttgttttcactttttacctattacaaataaagctgtctatgaacatttgtgtatatgtgtgcacatctgcttttatttctcttaaataaaTGGATGGTGGAATATCTGGGACATGTAGTAggtatatatttacctttttaaaaactgccaaacATCCACAATTTTCACTGCCACTAGCAAAATATAAGAGTTCCAGTTGTTCTATGTACTTGCAAAGACTTGgtataatgagatttttttttttaaaacaagtagcAATTTCTAGTGAGTGTACAGTAGTATCTCTtagtggctttaatttgcatttatcctATGGTTAATGATATtaaacactttttcatgtgctttatttGCCATCCAAGTGTATTCTTTAGCGAAGTGTCTAagaatttgcctattttttaagttctttgtcatcttattattgaattgtaagagttccttatgtattctagatacaagtcctcTGTCAAATACATGTTTTGCAaatttttcttccagtctgtggcttgcctttgGTATCTTCTGAAGggcaaacatttttaatgttagttagatccattttaattatttttttcactttaataatTTGTGGGTTTATGTCTCAGAAATCTCTGCTAACTCAAGGACACTGAGCGTTTCCCCTATGTTTTTgtttagaagttttatagttttacccCTCACATTTAAGTCTATGATTCATATTGACTTAATTTTGTACATAATGTTAGGTAAGAgtgatttattccttttttgcatatggatttccatttgtttatgcaccatttgttgaataaacagtttttttccaatatattgCCTTGGCACCTTTGATGAAAATTAATAGACAATATAAGCTTAGGTCTTTTTCTAGACTCTATGATGCTTCAGTTATCATTTTGTCTATCTTTATAGAAGTgtatactgtcttgattactgtagctttatattaTGTCCCAGAGAGAGTAATGTAAGTCCTCCAGCATTGTTCTTTATTATTGTTCATTATTTTAGGTGCTTtacatttttccagtttttagagtcaaatgttaatttttacaAACATTTCTTCTTATGtgaatttaatttgttcttttactACTTCCTTAGTGTAGGATACTGAGGTCATTGATTTGAGAACTTTCTTATTGTTTTCAATTATAGGCAttagtgctataaatttttcCCAAATTATTAATTCTGATACATTGTATATTCATCATCATTCAGatcaaaatctttttcttattttctttttgatttatttgttgGCAGAATAGTTAGAATTACATTATTTATCCAAATACTTGATgatttttcagatatatttctgtttttgatttatattttaatttcattgtggtAAGATAATACTTCTTGtgacttgaatatttttaaattaattaagacattttatggctcagaatatgGTCTGTCTTGGTTCTATGTGCAGGTGAAAAGAATGAGCACTCTTCAAATGCTTAGTGaagtattctataaatatcaattagttTACCTTGGTTGGTAGTAGTTTGCAAAGTCCCCATCCCCttagattttctgttttacttattCTATCAATTATTGAAGAGGGAGTAATGAAATCCCTGAGTATAGTTGTgcatttgtctgtttctccttgcAGTTAACTTTTTGGTTTATGTATTGTGAAGCTCTGTCATTAGGTGCATAAATATTTTGAGTTGTTGCTCCCTTTGTGAATCCATCCCTTTATCACTATGAAATGACTTTCTTTGTCCCTGGTTATATTTATTGCACTGAAATCTACTTTGCATGATTACTATAAATATGGCTTTTTTTGGATTAATGATAGatagcatggtgtatcttttttcatccttttacctTTAAccattttgcatctttttttttaatttattttttttgtctttttagggccgcacccatggcacatggaggttcccaggctggggtccaatgggagctgtagctgtcagcctacaccagagccacagcaacgtgggatctgagccgtgtctgcaacctataccacagctcattgcaatgctggatcattaacccactgagcaaggtcagggattgaacccatgtcctcatggatgctagtcaggttcattaaccactgagccatgacgagaactcctttttagattttttaaattatagttgacttacaatgttgtgtcaatttctgctatatatttgtctttatatttaaattctatttcttgCAGGCAGTGTATAGTTAAGtattgcttttttatccagtctgatagtctctgccttttaattgagGTGTCTAGATCATATACATTTAATATGATCATTGATATGGTTAAGTTTAACTCTgccttttgttgtttgttttctgtttcttccatcttttctttctttctttttaatttttttaagggccatacccgcagcatatggaggttcccaagctaggggttgaatcagagctgcagcagttgtcctatgccacagccatagcaatgccagatctgagctgtgtctgtgacctacacggcaatgccagatcctttaaccccctgagcaaggctggggatcaaacctgtgtcctcatggatactagtcagatttgtttctgctgagccacggtgggaattcctCCCATCTATTCTTTATTCCCTTTGTcctcatttttgctttcttttggattAAGTGAATATTGTTATGATTGTGTGCATTTATTGGGTTAATAGCTGTAATtctattttaccattttaatggTTGCTTTAGGGTTTATAATATATgcagtaagaaataaaactttgtgtGTTTACCCATGTAGTTACCATACCTGCTGCTCTTTATTCCTGTTAATAAATCCATATTTCTGTATATTGTCATTTTAACTTTTCCTGAAGGATGTGCTATAACATTTCTTCTGCTGTGAGTAGGCTGGTGACAgattctttgagctttttttaATCTccgagaaagtctttatttcatcttattttaaaaattaacctttttattttgggATAATAGTACATTGGCATGcacatgtaaaaataatacagagacaTCCTGTGTACCACTTACCCCATTTCCTCTAAAGGTAACATCTTGTGAAATTATGATACAATATAACAGCCAGGATTCAATAtggtaaaaatacagaaaaattccaTTACCATGAGGATCCTTCCTATTGCTCTCTTATTAGCCACACCCAATACCCCTCCTGTATACCTAACTcatggcaaccactaatcttttctccatctctatgattttctcatttctagaaTGTTATATAAAAGAAATCAGAGTATATGTTCTTTCTTCACTCAGCACAGTTCCAAGTTGTAtttatcagtagtttgttccttcTGTTGCTATAGTTGAACCATTCACATGCTGAAGAACTGGTTTGTTAACAGTTTTGGTTATAATGAATTAAcctgatataaatatttttatacaagtttttatgtgaacatcAGTTTCCATATCTCTGGGATTATTAATCAAGTGTGCAATTACTGGGTTGTCTGGTAGtgatatgtttagttttataaaaaaactgccaaattgttattgatgctaattttattattttccatttccattagCAATGTATGAGTGATCCAGTTTTCCCTCATCCTTGCTACCATTTAGTATtgtcactgatttttcttttagttatttGGATAAGTGGgtagtaatatctcattgtggtttgaagTTACATTTTCCTAGTGGCTAATGAGGCAGAATATCTTTTGATATGCTTATTTGGTATCTGTATATCCTCTTGGGTAAAATGTCTCTtgcttcatgtcttttttttttttttttttttagggccacacacaccacatatggaggttcccaggctaggagtccagtggGAGCTAcagttcccagcctacaccacagccacagcaacgtgggatctgaaccgtgtctgacctacaccacagctcatgacaatgtcagatccttaacccactgagcaaggccagggatcgaacccacaacctcatggttcctagtcagattcctttccgctgcaccatgacagaactccttcatgtctttttttatttttcattttctttttttttataagaaaattaaaaggattttaatttccaagtcttttttaagaaagcaaaattaatgcaaataagAATGTCAACAAACCAAAGTAGTTCTGTTACATAAATTAACCCATTTATTATAGGCTAGCAAAATTTCCACTGGTGGTGCTTCTACTGGTCCTTCAATTCCTTCAGTCTTCTGATGGCAGACTTTACTGTGACAGCAGAAGTGGTGTTGTAGGTCCAGGCACCACCAGCTACCGTTTTCATGCAGGAACCACAGTGCCAGATGCCCACAGCTCGTCTCTTCATCTTGGTTTTGCCACAGAAGGAGCAGGTGTACTTGGCGTGCTgactgatttcaattttcttcaccATTTTCCTGAGGGAAGCACCATAATGGGTCCCGTATTTGCCCACGATTCCGACCTTCTTGGTGCGTTTGGCCATTTTGACGCAAACCCGGTCCGAGCCCAGAgagctatttttcattttctaattggagTTTTTTAACCATTGCATCTTGAGAGCTCTTTATAAGTTCAACATACTACTCCTTTGTTCAGtctatagtttgcaaatatttttttcctgtctataGCTTATCCTTTCATCCTTTTAAGAAGGCAATTGGTCAATTAAACCTTGAGTAAAAGGTTTAATTTGGATGAGGTCCAATTTACTACTTTTAAAGAAATCGATCATGTTTTTGGTACCAATCCTAAGACCTTTTTGCCTAGTTCTACTAGGTTCAAAAGATTTgctcctatgtttttttttttttctagatgttttgtatttttttttctttctttttacatctgcacctgcagcacatgaaagttcctgaggtaggagtggaatctgagctgcagcttcaggcccatgccacagccatggcaatatcggatctgagctgcatctacagcttgtggcaatgccagatccttaacatactgtgcgaggccagggatcaaaaccatatgCTCAccgacactatgtcgagttcttaacacgctgagccaccataggaactcctatttgtagttTCGCAGATTACACTTAAAATagtaatctgggagttcccgtcgtggcacagtggttaacgaatctgactaggaaccatgaggttgcagcttcgatccctggccttgctcagtgggttaacgatccggcgttgccgtgagctgtggtgtaggtcgcagacgtggctcagatcctgcgttgctgtggctctggctaggctggcagctacagctccgattcgacccctagcctgggaacctccatatgccgcgggagcggcccaagaaatggcaaaaagacaaaaaaaaatagtaatctgtattaattttgttataAGGATGAAGTTTAGTTaaagatggattttttaaaaatctatggatGTTCAGTTActccagcatcatttattaaaaagactatattttttccattgaactgtttttgtttctttgtcaaaaatcagttgcaccataaaaacaaatgaagtatATGCATATGCTACAACTtatatgaaccttgaaaacatactAACTGAAAGAAGCTAGGTATAAAAGGCCACATAGTTTATTAttgaatttatatgaaatattcagaataggaATCATAAAGATAGATTAGTGGTTGCAGTGGCTAATGTGAGAAGAGAGTGGGAAGTGACTATATTAGAGCATGAGCTTTCTTTTTGGAGtgaaaaaaagattccaaaattAGATACTGGGGATGGATGCACAACACTGAATATacaaatgccactgaattatacacataaaagggtgaattttatggtatgtgagttgtatcccaataaagctgttaaaataaattaattggtCATATTTTTGTAGGTCCATTtatggattctctattctgttctgctGATCTGTGTACATATCACTCTGCCAGTGCCACacagtatgatgttaactgtaggCATTTTGTGGATGCTCTTTTTCGAGCTGAAAAACTTCCTTTCTATTCCTAATTGCTGAGGGTGTtttcgtgaatggatgttggattttgtcaaatgttctATTTATCAGTTGGCATAATCATATGATATTCTTATTTATCCTCTTGATATGGTAGATTATTGTAATAATTATATAAccaaataaattaattgattttcaaatattgtaccagcctacttggtcatggtgtataattcatTTTATACAATAGTAGGTCCAGTTTGCTAAcatcgtggttttttttttataatgatttttattttttccattatagctggtttacagtgttctgtcagttttctactgtacagcaatgtgacccagttacacatacatgtatacattattttttctcacattatgctccgtcataagtgactagacatagttcccagtgctacacagcaggatctcattgtttatccattgcaaaggcaaaagtttgcatctattaaccccaaattcccaatcatcccactccctccccctcccccttggcaaccacaaatctgttctccatgtccatgattttcttttctgtggaaaggttcatttttgccctatattagattccagatatgagcaGTAATGGCAGAttgctttagaaaggaactagaaaatataaggaggaacatagaaaaattataaaattcatttgcagaaacacaaactgaactaaaggcactaaagagcagaatgaataatgcagaaaaacgaattagtgacttggaaggtggaataatggaaaccacccaatcaggacagcagacagaaaaccaaatgaaaaaacatgaaagcaatataagagatctatgggataatataaagcgggccaatctacacatagtaggaattccagaaggaaaagaaaaagaaaaggggattgaaaatatatttgaagaaattatgtgtgaaaactttccaaatctaaaggaaactaatatcaagatacaggaagcacagagggccccaaacaagttgaaccaaaataggaccacaccaagtCCTAACATTGTTTTTTATTGagttaaaattcacataacataaaattcaccatgaAAATGTTCAAGCATATAATTCAgtgctgtttattattattattattattattattattttttgtctttttgccttttctagggccgcacctgtggcatatggaggttcccaggctaggggtctaatcagagctgtagccaccggcctacaccagagacacagcaatgtgggatccgagccgtgtctgcaacctacaccacagctcacggcaatgccggatccttaacccactgagcaagggcagggaccgaacccgcaacctcatggttcctagtcggattcgttaaccactgaaccacaaggagaactcctatttattattttcacagtgttgtacaaccgtcaccactatctaatttcagGACATTTTTAGCATCCTCTAAATAAACTCTAGCTATTAAACAGTCGCTTTCCATTTCCCACTTACCCCAGCCCCTgtcaaccactaatctactttctgtctctgtagatttggacatttcatataaatggaattatacatgttcctttgtgactggcttctttcacttagcatagtgttttcaaggtttatcatGTTGTGGCCTGTATCaaaattttattcccttttaaaACTGAATGATATTCTGTTGTGTCaaaataccacattttgtttgtacattcatctgttgatggacatttgcattatttccacttttttttttttgtctttttagggccataccacggcatatcgaggttcccaggctaggggtcgaatcagagctgtagctgctgaccacaaccacagccatagccacagccacaccagatccaagccgcatctgtgacctacaccacagctcaccataatgctgcatccttaacccactacgaaagaccagggattgaacttgcatcctcatggatggtagtcagatttgtttccactgagccacgatgggaactctgtgttgtttccactttttaacttttgtgaataaagctgctatgaacattggtgtgcaagTATCTATTTgagtctctgctttcagttcttttactTATATATCTAGGAGTGAAAATGTttaatcatatggtaattctgtgtttaattaactttttgaggaactgccagactgttctCAAcggtggctataccaatttatattcccaccataAATGCACaaggattccagtttctccaccttttttttttttttggccatatctgctGTGTATGggagtttctaggccagggatcaaatccaaactgcatctgtgacttacaccacagctgcagcaacactagatccttaacccactgcatcaaaGTGGGAAATCCCAACTTAATCAACATCTTAAtcaacatttgttgttttctctttttttaagtactAACCATCCTAATGGTTGTGAAGTGTATTGTGAaatctcattgtatttttttataatgatttttattttttccattgtattttgatttgcatttccctaatgattagtgatgttgagcatcttcatgtgtttattggacatttgtatatcatctttgaaGAAACATGTATTCTAATCcttctctcatttttcatttttttttgtatgtcaaATTATaagaattattaatatattttagatattaattccttatcagagaaatgacttgcaaatattttcccccattctgtgggctgtcttttcactctcttgatagtgtccttgGACGCAcaaaagtttttagttttgttggtgctgtgtatttttttattccatgaAATATTCCTTAGCTCTGTTTAGGGATGCAGTTGAGTTTCTTCGAAATAGTTTAATCCTTTCTGATACTGTTTTTAAGATTAGTTAGTGGAATACAGAGAAGAGCTCAGTTTATCTAGTACTAATTATTCCCCATTCTTTAGGCAACACCCTAGTGGATTATTCTATTCAATGACTCAAGAAGTATAAGGTTTTCCATGCTAACTGACAGGAGCAGGCATTATTCCTGGACATGCATGATTGATCACTGGGTACCATTCCCTCTAATCTGTTTGGATGTTATTCCCCTGGCCTTGGAGGCTTCGCATTCATGCACTGGCACCAGTCAGTACTCTGGTGAATATTCAAGTGGAAATCTTTAACAGacctctaggattttttttttttctgtgctgctctctcctctctggtaCACTATTCTGTGCTTAAGAATGAGATTTCTTGGTCTTTAGACACTGAGCTCTGTCTCCTCAACTTAGGGTCTGCCAGCCTCCACCCGGGTTCTTCCTCTCTTAGAGC
It encodes:
- the LOC125118494 gene encoding 60S ribosomal protein L37a-like, with translation MAKRTKKVGIVGKYGTHYGASLRKMVKKIEISQHAKYTCSFCGKTKMKRRAVGIWHCGSCMKTVAGGAWTYNTTSAVTVKSAIRRLKELKDQ